In Coraliomargarita sinensis, the genomic stretch TTCGATCCGGCCCATGCCATCCACATGGCCGGAGACGAAATGTCCGCCCATCCGCGTCGTGGGTAGAAGCGCGCGCTCGAGATTGACCTTCCCTCCCGGACCGACCTCCTGAATCGAAGTCAGGCGCACGCTCTCCTCCAGAAGATCGAAGGCGATTTGCCGGCCCTCGATGGAAACCACGGTCAGGCAGCAGCCATTGACGGCAACGCTGTCACCCAGCTTCACATCCTTGGCCACCTCGTCCGCCTCAACCACCAGACGCCATGCCTTCTCACCCGCCTCGAAGGAGATGACCGAACCTGTTTCTTCAACGATTCCTGTAAACATAAGGAGTACCTTAGTCGATGAAGCCGGATTGTCGCGAAAAAAGGAGACACGACAAACCGCAGCTTACCCAACCGATAAAGACCTCTTATACCCTCCAGCCGGTGCAACAAAAGATTTCGGCCTCGCGATTCCAAGATAAACTAAATCATCATGAAACCCGGGCTGAAAAATCCGCTTATGCGGGTAACGAACCTCCTGCTTTATTTATCCTTCTGCGGGCTGATTGGCACCGGCGCCCTCCTCAACTGGAAATTAATCCCCGGTTCGCAGGGCGGGCACGGCCTGACCGTTCTCGACATGACCCGCCACGAGTGGGGAGACATTCACTTCTGGCTCGGCGTAGTTTGCGTCGGCACCACCCTCTTCCATCTCGTGCTGAACTGGCCCTGGCTCAAAAAGATCGCCAGTTCCGGCAAGGCCTGGCGGCTCGTGGCCGGGCTGGCAACCGGCGCCCTTATTATCTTCGGAATTTACGCATTACCCCTTCAACACTCAGGCAATGGCTCCTCCGAGGCCCACCAGGAGGAACTGCCACAGGGCAAGCAGCACCGCAAAGGTTGGTAAATTCCCCGCGTCCAAGGCTTGACTTAAAGAAACTTACCTTTTTCCTGCACACTCTTCATTTGGACGCCAGGGTAGCTCAGTGGTAGAGCAGAGGACTCATAAGCCTTTGGTCGGGAGTTCAAATCTCCCCCTTGGCACCATGCTTCGCTCCGAGAGCTACGCATGGCGGAGCCATAAAGTAGATCGCGCTGAGCGAAGCAATGCCCTGCATAGCCTGGAAGGCGACGCACGGGCCCATCATTTGAAAGGGGTCTACACCAAGGTTTGGGGACCGGAGCGTTTCCTTTCTATTTTCTTGGTTCATAATTCCCCGCACATAGCGAAGTGCTCTGAGCCGTTATTCTGAGCTTGTCACGAATTCGCCCTGTTTTAGAAACTGAACGATGCGCTCCTGTATTTTTGCCGCACTTAGTGTGTCCGTATTAGCTGCACACAGCTTTGCTTTCAACGATCAGGACCGGGACGGATTCTCCGATGAACTGGAAGCCGAAATGGGCTTGGACCCGCAAAAGAGCAGTTACTTTCCCGACAGTGACGGTGACGGCTTTGCGGATCACATTGAGGTCTTTTACAAGAGTGGCCCGAAAAACAAAATTTCCCACCCGCCCTTCGGTATTCCTTTCGGGATGGAATTGGACGAAGCCTCCGGATATTGGGACACTGTAGATGCTGCGCTGGACCAGTACGGCCATTGGATCATTCTCCTGGGAGATGGCAGCGTGGCGACACCTCAGAGCCATTACACACCGATCCGGCCTATTGTGAAGGTCGCTGTCGGCAATCATTCTCCCTTTCAATCTCAATACCTCGGAATTCAGTCCGACGGGAATATCGTCCCCCTGGGCGAATACCGTCAGTCCCAAAGTGATCCGGTTGAAAAACTGCCATACAAACTCCCGATCCGAGCGGAGCACCAAGTCACTTGTCTGGACTACATCAACGGGATCGCATTGAAAAACCGCGTCACCAACCAGATACAGTTGTTTTCTTTCGAAAGCTTTTATCCAAGCACTGAGAACATACACGTCCTTACCGCGCCGGGGACGACCATCCACCAGGCCGATGAAGAATGGATGGTTGCCAGGTCCAAAGACGGGAACGTGTTTGTGATGGGGCCAGCGGAGGAAATTTCGCGGGTGGATACCTATGTCGCATGGGCAACCCATGTCTTCATCAGCCAAAATGAGTTCATCGCGATCTCAAGATCGGGACGAGTGTTTCGACTGCCCAACTGGGAGAGCTATCTCAGCCAAAACCTGGATTTGCATTTCGCCTTTGTCACAAGCAGCCAGACAAGAGCGGTATCGCCCATCCCAACCATTTTTCAGCTGATCAACCAGATTTCCGGCGCGAGTCGCATCACGGGCAACCACGATGAGATCGTTTATGAAGAATTTCAGTGGCAGAATACCCCCAGATTCGAAAGTGCACTTGGAGGACAAGCTTTTGTCGATCTTCCCAGCGATGGCTTTCTTTTCTACAATCCGTCCGGTTGGGGGATTGCCATCGGTGAAGACAATGATGAAAGCGGGATCGCTGACGCATGGGAAAGCGTTTACAACGAGACGACCGAAGGATTTATCCGACAAATCGATTTGGATTCAGATGGTGACGGAATAGAAGACGCGGTTGAGAGCCTTTTTGGACTCGACGTCTACAATCCGGACTCCGACGAGGACGGTGCATTGGATAAAACAGAATTCTTCAGAAGCTATCCCGCCACACTGGGCTCGTCCGGAAAGCTGAACCCGTTTCTACAGTATTCGCTTACCGAGAGCACCTTTTTAACAACTGAGTTGGCCAGCACCTCTGGCTTTGTTAACGAATCGGACGTGATGAACAGCCAGATCGTGCAGCCGGACATTACCCTGTCAGACTCCACTATTTATATGGAATGGTCATTGAAGGAGAGCGACGACCTCAAGAACTGGGAGACGACCGAAAATTTTGTCATCGAGAAAGAACTACAGCCAGGCACATCCTTCTTCAGGTTGGTGGTCGAGCCCTGACCTTCAGCCTTCATGCACTCTTTATACTTGAAGTTTCAGGCCATTATCAAAATTAGCTTTTCTCCCAAGATGCGGGTTGAGCTCTGTTATTTCTAATTGCGCCCCTATGTTTGCATGAGGTCGATTTTATATTTCTTCCCGTGCCTGGTCATATTCCTGACCGGCCTGTCGCCGGTAGATGGCAAGCCATGGCCGGGCAGGGGCTCCGACTTTCACGGCTACGCTCAGTATGACTTCGAATACGATGGGCTTAAAGGCCGGGTGGTTGTCCCAAAGAACGAAGCGCGCGACCGGCCGTGGGTTTGGCGGGCCCGTTTCTTCGGGCATCGCCCGGAGGTGGATGTGGCACTCTTGAAAAAGGGTTTCCACGTCGCTTACGTGGATGCCTCCAACCTATTTGGATCCCCGGCGGCGGTCGACCGCTGGAATCGCTTCTACAGCTATCTGACAAAGACGCATGGCTTTCATCCTAAACCAGCGCTGGAAGGAATGTCGCGGGGCGGACTGATCGTCTACAACTGGGCCTCGGAAAATCCCGGCAAACTCAGCTGCATCTATGCGGACGCACCGGTCTGCGATATAACGAGCTGGCCGGGCGGCTTCGGGCAGGGGCGTGGCTCGCCCGGAGACTGGGCAAAATGCAAGAAAGTTTACGGGCTGACCGATCATGAGGCGAAGCCCTTTACGGACAATCCGATCGACAAGCTGAAGCCCCTTGCTGACGCGGGCATTCCGCTCCTGCACGTGGTGGGCGATGCCGATCAGGTGGTTCCGGTCGCGGAAAATACCGCGCTCTTGGAAGCTCGCTACAAAGCACTGGGCGGAAATATCACCGTGATTCACAAACCAGGCGTAGGCCACAGACACGGTCTCGACGACCCAGAGCCGATCATCAGCTTTATTTTAAAGCACACAGCTTCAGCCTTACAAAAAAGCCCCTCCCGTTGTTTGCGGAAGGGGCGTATCCCGGACAGAAGAAAACAACAATAACTCTATCCGAAAAGTAAGCCTAATAGGTTTTGCAAAGCGTGGTAGGAAGAACGCTGCCATTCGAAGCATAGACCGGGCCGGCAGGCGCCCCGGCAGAGTGGAAGACACCGAAGACTGTGCCCACAACCATGTCGGCGGTAACAGGCTCGGGGTCCGCCTTCCAGTTGGCGACACCCATTGTTTCTACGGATGTGCCGTTATGAGAGACCACCTTGTGGGAGATCAACTCACCGGAGGCGGAGCGGTAAACGATCATCATGCCAACACGAATATCAGCGAGGCTGGCGGCCTCTTGCACGAGGATTAAAGAATTGTCGCCGAAGAACTCGCCCATGGATCTGCCGGAAGTGCGGTGCACGCTCCATGCCGGGTTGAGCGATGCGACCATTTCAGCATCCTTAAGCGCTTTTTCAAAGGGAGCGGAAGACTTGGGCGCAGCATTTGCGGTAAGAGCCGCGACAATGCTGGTGAGGAGGATGGCGAGGAGGGCTGTTGTTTTCATGCCCAAAGAATAACCTCTGGGCGTCTTTTAGGGTATCGGGTGAACCGGGCAATTACTTCCCTTTGTTTGCTGAATCGGATGAGCTTCAACAACGTATTTCATCTACGTAAAATTACGTAGATGAATCATAAACCATTAATCTCTATTGGTTTACGGCATATATTAGCG encodes the following:
- a CDS encoding riboflavin synthase, which produces MFTGIVEETGSVISFEAGEKAWRLVVEADEVAKDVKLGDSVAVNGCCLTVVSIEGRQIAFDLLEESVRLTSIQEVGPGGKVNLERALLPTTRMGGHFVSGHVDGMGRIEAIEPRGQDRFFRIKPDKENLKYIVHKGSITVDGISLTVAEVDEEGFAIWLIPHTMEVTNLHTKKPGDHVNLEYDLIAKYVEKLFAR
- a CDS encoding DUF4405 domain-containing protein; this encodes MKPGLKNPLMRVTNLLLYLSFCGLIGTGALLNWKLIPGSQGGHGLTVLDMTRHEWGDIHFWLGVVCVGTTLFHLVLNWPWLKKIASSGKAWRLVAGLATGALIIFGIYALPLQHSGNGSSEAHQEELPQGKQHRKGW
- a CDS encoding alpha/beta hydrolase family protein — translated: MRSILYFFPCLVIFLTGLSPVDGKPWPGRGSDFHGYAQYDFEYDGLKGRVVVPKNEARDRPWVWRARFFGHRPEVDVALLKKGFHVAYVDASNLFGSPAAVDRWNRFYSYLTKTHGFHPKPALEGMSRGGLIVYNWASENPGKLSCIYADAPVCDITSWPGGFGQGRGSPGDWAKCKKVYGLTDHEAKPFTDNPIDKLKPLADAGIPLLHVVGDADQVVPVAENTALLEARYKALGGNITVIHKPGVGHRHGLDDPEPIISFILKHTASALQKSPSRCLRKGRIPDRRKQQ